A window from Drosophila nasuta strain 15112-1781.00 chromosome 3, ASM2355853v1, whole genome shotgun sequence encodes these proteins:
- the LOC132791541 gene encoding claspin encodes MDKIRKLLECPRRRYLQLLIRTAKRSYKLRSLYKMRRAPVCPRKKISAIIDSDSEEEQSEKSKEKEEDPKPKSKKKISAIVDTDSEEEPQVDPEEDELSSTSTKKQKSKKKQRMDSDEEQGTSSSDDGEKPSKLKGLVDSESEEETGEPMEQQAENKAPKTKTKSKPMRASAKKALDEMQAIQSEQQRLHREAHISVPYHQPKPRTLKEFLSRRTINKPLAVALAGGSPMPSKQKEPRRSLALRMNSEELQAYAKLMEERAKEATEFFKSESEPEDDEKDESEPKALQDKPVEEEQTTTAVESEVEASSAITESEIEAISVDVDAENAMESEPIAEAISPTKVQLVTEVVELPKLDLSTLNITPPSKPSTPRISEAIRRLRDEKSSDVSPSLKGDPNMVIDLETGDMFAKKPTGVDDLLLRLMKTREAKKHKTTETVNILSTTHGKLELSKVSIHLHEEEPVNKEQKPGAAYQKMQEHLKSLINKKRMEDMRKKQAEEMQQAEEDDEMEVDEDEEYEPDEKPAKSQVVINDDEEIIEEDGDVNVEEDEAVDDAEQEADAEPEAEANEEEASSSSEDEEESETEETQTQGKRKNRIIRAFQDDNSDDDLLQTPKLNKTVPLTATQLQLSAQKLFDTEVERTASDEENELLGLCSGRFTQSEMSSVAPTTSSALISQIPITQAAESSQASDELEALCSGNFETQKPASPEPTTNKIVSSEEEAAEQQKEEKPRQKKLTKKRQKKKALGFSDDEESEEESAAEEQLESEAEEVEEVPESFVDYDSEENEVVVQMTKKDRKLRASNFLEKEAELSESEWGSADEDEKNLDNYDIELGDEDEFDKEKLHSELGQIHARKMLDQDIREVRKIQDMLFEDEEGAVRQRQFRWKNAENGMAFSLDDTRNAEGEADPNEGSGDEENEHLWRKIRYEREQLLLEKGLKGAATNVASPLSPAVGNTNTARKFNIITAKKTTVELKKSSPFLISKSVNQKQQAVRGSFLVRDKETLTKLAGLTKGAAGDVDGTAGTVSVKSTKAKNFVFATLTEEEHENQKRKAADLLNSSSETGVNFMKKPRLEPRREKCLIDQLL; translated from the exons ATGGACAAGATCAGGAAACTACTCGAGTGTCCAAGAAGAAGATATCTGCAATTATTGATTCGGACAGCGAAGAGGAGCTACAAGCTACGAAGTCTGTACAAGATGAGGAGAGCACCAGTGTGTCCAAGAAAAAAGATATCTGCCATTATTGACTCTGATAGCGAAGAGGAGCAATCAGAGAAGTCAAAAGAAAAGGAGGAAGATCCTAAGCCCAAATCGAAGAAAAAGATTTCAGCGATTGTCGACACAGACAGTGAGGAAGAGCCACAAGTTGATCCAGAGGAAGATGAACTTAGCAGTACATCaactaaaaagcaaaagtccAAAAAGAAACAGCGAATGGACAGTGATGAAGAGCAAGGCACTTCCTCCAGCGATGATGGAGAGAAACCAAGTAAACTGAAGGGTTTAGTGGACTCTGAATCCGAAGAGGAGACAGGGGAGCCAATGGAGCAACAAGCGGAAAATAAAGCACCCAAAACAAAGACAAAATCCAAGCCCATGCGA GCATCTGCGAAGAAAGCGCTGGACGAGATGCAGGCCATTCAAAGCgagcagcagcgactgcatCGCGAAGCTCACATTAGTGTGCCTTACCATCAACCAAAGCCACGCACGCTGAAGGAGTTCCTTAGTCGACGCACCATCAACAAGCCGCTGGCTGTGGCCTTGGCAGGTGGAAGTCCGATGCCCTCCAAGCAGAAGGAGCCACGCAGATCGCTGGCGCTGCGCATGAACAGCGAAGAGCTGCAAGCTTATGC cAAGCTGATGGAGGAGCGCGCCAAGGAGGCAACAGAGTTCTTCAAATCAGAGTCAGAGCCTGAAGACGATGAGAAAGATGAAAGTGAACCCAAGGCACTGCAAGATAAGCCAGTTGAGGaagagcaaacaacaacagcggtgGAGTCTGAAGTAGAAGCGTCTTCAGCTATTACAGAGTCTGAGATTGAAGCCATCTCCGTTGATGTTGATGCAGAAAATGCGATGGAATCAGAGCCCATTGCAGAGGCCATTTCACCCACTAAAGTGCAGCTCGTTACTGAGGTGGTGGAACTGCCCAAACTGGACTTGAGCACCTTGAACATAACGCCGCCTTCAAAACCTTCAACGCCTCGCATAAGTGAAGCAATTCGAAGGTTGCGCGACGAGAAGAGCAGCGATGTAAGTCCGTCGCTGAAAGGTGATCCAAATATGGTCATCGATCTGGAAACTGGCGACATGTTTGCCAAGAAACCCACCGGAGTGGATGACttgttgctgcggctgatGAAGACGCGTGAAGCCAAGAAACACAAGACCACAGAGACAGTCAA CATTTTGTCCACAACGCACGGCAAATTGGAGCTGTCGAAGGTGAGCATACATCTGCACGAAGAGGAGCCGGTGAACAAGGAGCAAAAGCCTGGCGCAGCGTATCAGAAAATGCAGGAGCATCTGAAGTCCTTAATCAACAAGAAGCGAATGGAAGATATGCGCAAGAAGCAGGCCGAAGAAATGCAACAAGCAGAGGAAGACGATGAAATGGAGGTGGATGAAGATGAAGAATATGAGCCAGATGAGAAGCCCGCAAAGAGCCAAGTGGTTATCAATGATGATGAGGAAATAATCGAAGAAGATGGAGATGTAAACGTAGAAGAGGATGAGGCAGTTGATGATGCAGAGCAGGAAGCAGACGCCGAgccagaagcagaagcaaatgAAGAGGAGGCATCGAGTAGCagcgaagacgaagaagaaagCGAGACTGAAGAAACCCAAACCCAGGGCAAACGAAAGAATCGAATTATACGCGCATTCCAGGACGACAATTCCGATGATGATTTGTTGCAGACACCCAAGCTGAATAAGACAGTTCCCCTTACAGCAACTCAGCTGCAATTGTCCGCTCAGAAACTGTTCGATACGGAGGTTGAACGCACAGCTAGCGACGAGGAGAACGAGCTGCTTGGTCTGTGCTCGGGCAGATTTACGCAGTCTGAAATGTCATCGGTGGCGCCGACAACTTCATCAGCGCTCATCAGTCAAATTCCCATCACACAAGCTGCCGAAAGCAGTCAAGCATCCGATGAACTGGAAGCTCTCTGCTCTGGCAACTTTGAAACTCAAAAACCAGCTTCGCCTGAACCCACAACCAATAAGATTGTGTCCAGTGAAGAGGAAGCTGCTGAGCAGCAGAAAGAGGAAAAACCACGACAGAAAAAGCTGACCaagaaaaggcaaaagaaGAAGGCGTTGGGTTTCTCAGACGACGAAGAGAGCGAGGAGGAATCCGCTGCAGAAGAGCAGCTGGAAAGCGAAGCAGAAGAGGTTGAAGAAGTGCCTGAATCATTTGTGGACTACGACTCTGAGGAGAATGAAGTTGTGGTGCAAATGACGAAAAAAGATCGCAAACTCCGCGCATCCAACTTTTTGGAAAAGGAAGCCGAGTTGTCGGAATCTGAATGGGGATCAGCCGATGAGGACGAGAAGAACTTGGACAACTATGATATTGAGTTGGGCGATGAAGATGAGTTCGACAAGGAGAAGCTGCACAGCGAACTGGGACAGATTCATGC TCGCAAAATGCTGGATCAGGATATAAGAGAGGTTCGCAAGATTCAAGACATGCTCTTCGAGGATGAAGAAGGCGCTGTGCGTCAGCGGCAGTTCCGTTGGAAGAATGCAGAGAACGGCATGGCTTTCAGCTTGGATGATACACGCAATGCAGAAGGCGAAGCAGATCCCAACGAGGGCAGTGGCGATGAGGAGAACGAGCATCTGTGGCGTAAGATTCGCTATGAGCgggagcagctgctgctggaaaAGGGACTCAAAGGG GCTGCAACTAACGTCGCTTCACCACTGTCACCAGCTGTTGGTAACACCAATACAGCGCGAAAGTTCAACATAATCACAGCCAAGAAAACGACGGTTGAGTTGAAGAAAAGTTCACCATTTTTGATCTCGAAGAGCGTGAATCAAAAGCAGCAAGCGGTGCGTGGTTCATTTCTGGTGCGTGACAAGGAAACGCTAACCAAGTTGGCTGGACTAACGAAAGGCGCTGCTGGCGATGTCGACGGCACAGCGGGAACTGTGTCCGTCAAATCGACCAAGGCCAAGAACTTTGTCTTTGCCACGCTCACAGAGGAGGAACATGAG AATCAAAAACGCAAAGCGGCCGATTTGTTGAACAGCAGCAGTGAAACGGGCGTGAATTTCATGAAAAAGCCAAGGTTGGAACCGCGACGTGAGAAATGTCTGATCGATCAGTTGCTTTAA
- the LOC132791229 gene encoding peroxisomal membrane protein PMP34 — MVAQSKLSQVFSYQNWVHAVSGAAGGCIAMSTFYPLDTVRSRLQLEESGEVRSTRQVIKEIVLGEGFQSLYRGLGPVLQSLCISNFVYFYTFHALKLVASNGVKGQQSALKDLLLGSIAGIINVFTTTPFWVVNTRLRMRNVAGTSDEVNKHYKNLLQGLKYVAKTEGIAGLWAGTIPSLMLVSNPALQFMMYELLKRNIMTFTGGEIGSLGFFVIGAIAKAFATVLTYPLQLVQTKQRHRTNDSTNTPSTSQQAGKSKTPSMLELMVSILQHQGIAGLFRGLEAKILQTVLTAALMFMAYEKIAGTVKLLLKRGA, encoded by the exons atggTGGCTCAATCGAAACTTAGCCAAGTGTTCAGCTATCAAAACTGGGTGCATGCCGTCTCTGGAGCAGCG GGCGGCTGCATAGCGATGAGCACATTCTACCCCCTGGATACAGTACGATCACGTTTACAAT TGGAGGAGAGCGGCGAAGTGCGCAGCACACGACAAGTTATAAAGGAGATTGTGCTGGGCGAAGGATTTCAATCATTGTATCGCGGACTTGGTCCAGTGCTCCAGAGCTTGTGCATCTCGAATTTCGTCTATTTCTACACATTCCATGCCCTCAAGCTAGTCGCATCGAATGGCGTCAAAGGACAACAGAGCGCTTTAAAGGATCTGCTGCTAGGTAGCATTGCGGGCATCATCAATGTGTTCACCACCACACCCTTTTGGGTGGTCAACACGCGGCTGCGCATGCGCAATGTCGCAGGCACTTCGGATGAGGTGAACAAGCACTACAAGAATCTGCTGCAAGGCCTCAAGTATGTGGCCAAAACCGAAGGCATTGCCGGTCTTTGGGCAGGCACAATTCCATCGCTGATGCTCGTCTCGAACCCGGCTTTGCAGTTCATGATGTATGAGCTGCTGAAGAGGAATATAATGACATTCACAGGCGGTGAAATTGGCAGCTTGGGCTTCTTTGTCATTGGTGCCATTGCCAAAGCATTTGCCACCGTGTTGACTTATCCACTGCAGCTGGTGCAGACGAAGCAACGTCATCGCACCAACGATTCAACAAATACACCCTCGACTTCACAGCAGGCGGGCAAGAGCAAGACGCCCAGCATGCTGGAGCTGATGGTGAGCATATTGCAGCACCAAGGCATCGCTGGACTCTTCCGTGGATTAGAGGCGAAGATCCTGCAGACTGTCTTGACCGCGGCGTTGATGTTTATGGCCTACGAGAAGATTGCGGGTACAGTGAAGCTGCTGCTAAAGCGCGGCGCTTGA
- the LOC132791228 gene encoding THUMP domain-containing protein 1 homolog, which produces MEPNNKKAKMVNNKFKQNKKKYYQKAKKHVLQVGQRGFLVTCNMNEKACVRECYNLLNVYADQLYGTVAEEISKEGDFDSDSDDLDAAVAKCKEEFSERRVRFQNVDTGTTNCLFIKTRLADPVGLGKHIVEDITKTGKAMSRFIMRLVPIEAVCRANMPDIINAAGLLFDKHFLKEPTTYGIIFNHRYNQQIKRDHIIKELADLVNSKNVGNKVDLHHAKKSIIVEVLRGWCLLSVIENYLDRKKYNLAELTCPTQPKTNGNGDGKAAEAVGEKSKEAAAEESTQVADETIDQKSPKEAATTEAVEEAAEADIQNNSVDDTTNDVSADNE; this is translated from the coding sequence ATGGAaccaaacaataaaaaagccAAGATGGTCAACAATAAAttcaagcaaaacaaaaagaagtaCTACCAAAAGGCCAAGAAGCACGTGCTGCAGGTGGGACAGCGCGGTTTTCTTGTCACCTGCAACATGAATGAGAAAGCATGTGTTCGCGAGTGCTACAATTTGCTCAACGTCTATGCGGATCAATTGTACGGAACTGTGGCGGAAGAGATATCGAAGGAGGGGGATTTTGACTCTGATAGTGATGATCTGGATGCGGCAGTCGCCAAGTGCAAAGAGGAATTCTCGGAGCGCAGAGTGCGCTTCCAAAACGTGGACACGGGCACCACAAActgtttgtttataaaaacCAGACTGGCCGATCCCGTTGGACTGGGCAAGCACATAGTGGAGGACATCACCAAGACGGGCAAAGCAATGTCACGCTTCATCATGCGCCTGGTGCCCATTGAAGCTGTTTGCCGCGCCAATATGCCGGACATCATTAATGCAGCAGGGTTGCTGTTTGACAAACACTTTCTGAAGGAGCCGACCACATATGGTATAATATTCAATCATCGCTACAATCAACAAATCAAACGGGATCACATTATAAAAGAGTTAGCGGATCTGGTTAACTCCAAGAATGTCGGCAACAAAGTGGATCTACACCATGCCAAGAAGTCTATCATTGTGGAAGTGCTGCGCGGTTGGTGCTTGCTCAGCGTCATTGAGAACTACCTAGACAGGAAGAAGTACAATTTGGCAGAGCTGACGTGCCCCACACAGCCGAAGACGAATGGTAATGGAGATGGAAAGGCAGCTGAAGCTGTTGGTGAGAAGTCAAAGGAAGCAGCAGCTGAGGAATCTACCCAGGTGGCAGATGAGACCATTGATCAGAAGTCTCCCAAGGAAGCAGCAACTACGGAGGCTGTTGAGGAGGCAGCTGAAGCTGATATACAGAATAATTCTGTTGATGACACTACAAACGATGTTTCCGCTGACAACGAATAA
- the LOC132794016 gene encoding bifunctional peptidase and arginyl-hydroxylase JMJD5 isoform X1 produces the protein MLTNDSTLVELAKLLPQFADIEHVLQPPQVEARYILKRAAKHFEQLQANEDREELGYLVEALVDKSWERIHSGHFSQVPLITRQIYALACYYKIFLLLLDNSGVEQRERCSGILDEALLLGCTDNLYGQSNELQAALMKYLDDVERNKNNPKPLPILGEVQRVACRCDIPQLDAPSLREFRECCYDALQPTLLLNTLNHWPALSKWRDLNYLLKVAGNRTVPIEIGSNYASDEWSQQLVKIRDFLYRQFSDTNHTKDVEVEYLAQHELFAQIPALKSDICVPDYCSVNTETTTPVDIKAWLGPKDTVSPMHTDPKHNLLCQVFGSKRIILASPADTANLYAHESEFLGNTSQIDAANLDFERFPLLSSVRFYELILQPGDCLYLPPKWWHYVRSNTPSFSVSFWFE, from the exons ATGCTTACAAACGACTCGACTTTAGTGGAACTAGCAAAATTATTGCCGCAATTTGCAGACATTGAACATGTTCTGCAGCCACCTCAAGTTGAGGCACGTTACATACTTAAAAGAGCTGCAAAACACTTTGAGCAATTGCAGGCGAACGAAGATCGCGAGGAACTTGGATATCTAGTAGAGGCTTTAGTGGACAAGAGCTGGGAACGCATACATAGTGGGCACTTCAGCCAAGTGCCGCTGATAACACGTCAGATATATGCACTTGCCTGCTACTATAAG ATTTTCTTGCTGCTCTTGGATAACTCAGGCGTGGAGCAACGTGAGCGATGCAGCGGCATACTGGATGAAGCTCTGTTGCTGGGCTGCACGGATAACCTCTATGGGCAGTCCAATGAATTGCAAGCTGCGCTGATGAAATATTTAGACGATGTTGAGAGAAACAAGAATAATCCCAAGCCATTGCCAATTTTAGGGGAAGTGCAGCGCGTTGCTTGCCGTTGTGATATACCCCAACTGGATGCTCCAAGTCTAAGAGAATTTCGTGAGTGTTGCTATGACGCACTGCAGCCAACACTGCTCCTCAATACGTTGAATCATTGGCCCGCTTTAAGCAAATGGCGCGATTTGAATTATCTGCTTAAGGTGGCAGGCAATCGCACTGTGCCCATCGAGATTGGCTCGAATTATGCCAGCGATGAGTGGTCGCAACAGCTAGTAAAGATACGCGATTTCCTGTACAGGCAATTTAGCGATACCAATCATACCAAAGACGTGGAAGTCGAGTATCTTGCGCAACACGAGCTCTTTGCCCAAATTCCAGCATTGAAGTCCGATATTTGTGTGCCCGATTACTGCAGCGTTAACACAGAGACTACGACTCCGGTGGACATCAAAGCATGGCTGGGACCCAAGGACACTGTCTCACCCATGCACACGGATCCCAAACACAATTTGTTATGCCAAGTTTTTGGCTCTAAGCGGATTATTCTAGCATCTCCAGCGGACACAGCGAATCTCTATGCACACGAAAGCGAATTCCTGGGAAACACTTCGCAAATCGATGCAGCTAATCTGGACTTCGAACGTTTTCCACTGCTTAGCAGCGTGCGCTTTTATGAGCTGATTTTGCAGCCCGGCGACTGTTTGTATTTGCCACCCAAGTGGTGGCATTACGTGCGATCCAACACTCCCAGTTTCTCAGTGAGTTTCTGGTTTGAATAG
- the LOC132794016 gene encoding bifunctional peptidase and arginyl-hydroxylase JMJD5 isoform X2 — protein MKYLDDVERNKNNPKPLPILGEVQRVACRCDIPQLDAPSLREFRECCYDALQPTLLLNTLNHWPALSKWRDLNYLLKVAGNRTVPIEIGSNYASDEWSQQLVKIRDFLYRQFSDTNHTKDVEVEYLAQHELFAQIPALKSDICVPDYCSVNTETTTPVDIKAWLGPKDTVSPMHTDPKHNLLCQVFGSKRIILASPADTANLYAHESEFLGNTSQIDAANLDFERFPLLSSVRFYELILQPGDCLYLPPKWWHYVRSNTPSFSVSFWFE, from the coding sequence ATGAAATATTTAGACGATGTTGAGAGAAACAAGAATAATCCCAAGCCATTGCCAATTTTAGGGGAAGTGCAGCGCGTTGCTTGCCGTTGTGATATACCCCAACTGGATGCTCCAAGTCTAAGAGAATTTCGTGAGTGTTGCTATGACGCACTGCAGCCAACACTGCTCCTCAATACGTTGAATCATTGGCCCGCTTTAAGCAAATGGCGCGATTTGAATTATCTGCTTAAGGTGGCAGGCAATCGCACTGTGCCCATCGAGATTGGCTCGAATTATGCCAGCGATGAGTGGTCGCAACAGCTAGTAAAGATACGCGATTTCCTGTACAGGCAATTTAGCGATACCAATCATACCAAAGACGTGGAAGTCGAGTATCTTGCGCAACACGAGCTCTTTGCCCAAATTCCAGCATTGAAGTCCGATATTTGTGTGCCCGATTACTGCAGCGTTAACACAGAGACTACGACTCCGGTGGACATCAAAGCATGGCTGGGACCCAAGGACACTGTCTCACCCATGCACACGGATCCCAAACACAATTTGTTATGCCAAGTTTTTGGCTCTAAGCGGATTATTCTAGCATCTCCAGCGGACACAGCGAATCTCTATGCACACGAAAGCGAATTCCTGGGAAACACTTCGCAAATCGATGCAGCTAATCTGGACTTCGAACGTTTTCCACTGCTTAGCAGCGTGCGCTTTTATGAGCTGATTTTGCAGCCCGGCGACTGTTTGTATTTGCCACCCAAGTGGTGGCATTACGTGCGATCCAACACTCCCAGTTTCTCAGTGAGTTTCTGGTTTGAATAG
- the LOC132794018 gene encoding B-cell receptor-associated protein 31 isoform X1 gives MSLVWTLVATFLYAEIIVVLLLVLPVASPYKWNRLFKSKFLAMLAQQAHIYFFVVMFVLVLFLLEAIREMRKYSNHEGTGEVHLNVEMQHSMRLFRAQRNFYISGFSIFLVLVIRRLVALISAQANLLAQSEASMKQAQSATAAARSLMDDKKTDKAKEATEDNTLNELNKLRERVQELTSELNREKKDKEAVKSQAESINREYDRLTEEYSKLQKQITIGAVGTKDD, from the exons ATGAGTCTTGTGTGGACTTTGGTCGCCACCTTTCTGTACGCAGAAATTATAGTGGTTTTGCTGCTGGTGCTACCAGTGGCCAGCCCCTACAAATGGAACCGCCTCTTCAAGTCCAAATTTCTGGCCATGTTGGCACAGCAGGCGCACATATATTTCTTTGTCGTCATGTTTGTGCTCGTTCTCTTCCTATTGGAGGCCATTCGTGAGATGCGCAAGTATTCCAACCACGAGGGCACAGGCGAAGTCCATTTGAACGTGGAGATGCAGCACAGCATGCGTTTGTTCCGCGCTCAGCGAAACTTTTACATTTCCGGCTTCTCCATCTTCCTCGTATTGGTGATCCGTCGATTGGTGGCCTTGATCTCCGCCCAGGCGAATCTCTTGGCCCAGAGCGAGGCCTCCATGAAGCAGGCCCAGAGTGCCACGGCCGCAGCACGTTCCCTGATGGACGACAAGAAGACCGACAAGGCCAAGGAGGCAACCGAAGACAACACACTCAATGAG CTCAACAAGCTGCGTGAACGCGTCCAGGAGCTGACCTCCGAGTTGAATCGCGAGAAGAAGGACAAGGAAGCCGTCAAGTCGCAGGCCGAGAGCATTAATCGTGAATACGATCGCCTCACCGAGGAGTACAGCAAACTGCAGAAGCAGATCACAATTGGCGCTGTGGGCACTAAGGATGATTAA
- the LOC132794018 gene encoding B-cell receptor-associated protein 31 isoform X2, whose translation MSLVWTLVATFLYAEIIVVLLLVLPVASPYKWNRLFKSKFLAMLAQQAHIYFFVVMFVLVLFLLEAIREMRKYSNHEGTGEVHLNVEMQHSMRLFRAQRNFYISGFSIFLVLVIRRLVALISAQANLLAQSEASMKQAQSATAAARSLMDDKKTDKAKEATEDNTLNELSRLRKRVQGLTARVS comes from the exons ATGAGTCTTGTGTGGACTTTGGTCGCCACCTTTCTGTACGCAGAAATTATAGTGGTTTTGCTGCTGGTGCTACCAGTGGCCAGCCCCTACAAATGGAACCGCCTCTTCAAGTCCAAATTTCTGGCCATGTTGGCACAGCAGGCGCACATATATTTCTTTGTCGTCATGTTTGTGCTCGTTCTCTTCCTATTGGAGGCCATTCGTGAGATGCGCAAGTATTCCAACCACGAGGGCACAGGCGAAGTCCATTTGAACGTGGAGATGCAGCACAGCATGCGTTTGTTCCGCGCTCAGCGAAACTTTTACATTTCCGGCTTCTCCATCTTCCTCGTATTGGTGATCCGTCGATTGGTGGCCTTGATCTCCGCCCAGGCGAATCTCTTGGCCCAGAGCGAGGCCTCCATGAAGCAGGCCCAGAGTGCCACGGCCGCAGCACGTTCCCTGATGGACGACAAGAAGACCGACAAGGCCAAGGAGGCAACCGAAGACAACACACTCAATGAG TTGTCTCGCCTGCGGAAGCGTGTGCAAGGACTCACCGCCAGAGTATCCTAA